The following coding sequences lie in one Oncorhynchus gorbuscha isolate QuinsamMale2020 ecotype Even-year linkage group LG10, OgorEven_v1.0, whole genome shotgun sequence genomic window:
- the LOC124046184 gene encoding serine--tRNA ligase, cytoplasmic-like: MVLDLDQFRADKGGDPEVIRETQRKRFKDVSLVDKLVHADTEWRKCRFTADNLNKAKNLCSKTVGEKMKKKEPIGEDDSLPDDTQNLEALTADTLAPLTVTQIKKVRLLVDEAVQKSDSERVKLEEERFQYLREIGNLLHPSVPISNDEDADNKVERTWGDCTVQKKYSHVDLVVMIDGYDGEKGAIVAGSRGYFLKGPLVFLEQALINYALRMLHSKNYQMLYTPFFMRKEVMQEVAQLSQFDDELYKVIGKSSEKSEDTAIDEKYLIATSEQPIAAFLRDEWLKPEELPIRYAGLSTCFRQEVGSHGRDTRGIFRVHQFEKIEQFVFASPHDNKSWEMMDEMIETAEEFYQTLGIPYRIVNIVSGALNHAASKKLDLEAWFPGSAAFRELVSCSNCLDYQARRLRIRYGQTKKMMDKADYVHMLNATMCATTRVMCAILETYQTEEGIIIPEVLRNFMPPGMTEMLKFVKPAPIDVEMSKKQKKQQDGGKKKQGSGDQNQVENMSVHDS, translated from the exons GTCGTTTTACTGCCGACAACCTCAACAAGGCGAAGAATTTATGCAGCAAAACCGTTGGCGAGAAAATGAAG AAGAAAGAGCCAATTGGGGAGGATGATTCTCTCCCAGACGACACCCAGAACTTGGAGGCCCTAACAGCAGACACACTAGCG cCCCTCACGGTCACCCAGATCAAGAAGGTCCGTCTGCTTGTGGATGAGGCAGTGCAGAAATCTGACAGTGAGAGGGTAAAGCTGGAGGAGGAGCGCTTTCAATACCTGAGAGAGATCGGAAACCTCTTGCATCCATCTGTGCCCATAAGTAATGATGAG GATGCTGATAACAAAGTGGAGCGCACTTGGGGAGACTGTACTGTGCAGAAGAAGTATTCCCACGTGGACCTGGTAGTCATGATCGATGGCTACGACGGAGAGAAAGGAGCTATAGTGGCAGGGAGCCGTGGCTACTTCCTCAAG GGGCCACTAGTTTTCCTAGAGCAGGCATTGATCAACTATGCTCTGCGGATGCTCCACAGCAAGAACTACCAAATGCTGTACACCCCCTTCTTCATGAGGAAAGAGGTCATGCAGGAGGTGGCCCAGCTCAGCCAGTTTGATGATGAACTTTACAAG GTGATTGGGAAGAGCAGTGAGAAGTCTGAGGACACGGCCATTGATGAGAAGTATCTGATTGCTACCTCGGAGCAGCCTATTGCAGCCTTCCTGAGAGACGAGTGGCTGAAGCCAGAGGAGCTGCCCATTCGCTACGCCGGCCTCTCCACCTGCTTCAGACAGGAAGTGGGCTCCCACGGCCGTGACACCCGAGGCATCTTCAGGGTGCACCAGTTTGAGAAG ATTGAGCAGTTTGTATTTGCTTCTCCTCATGACAACAAGTCCTGGGAGATGATGGATGAGATGATTGAAACTGCTGAGGAGTTCTACCAGACACTAGGGATCCCCTACCGCATCGTCAACATAGTCTCAG GTGCTCTGAACCATGCAGCCAGTAAGAAGCTGGACTTGGAGGCCTGGTTCCCAGGGTCCGCAGCCTTCAGAGAGCTGGTCTCCTGCTCCAACTGTTTAGACTACCAGGCTCGTCGGCTGCGTATCCGCTACGGACAGACCAAAAAGATGATGGACAAG GCCGACTATGTGCATATGCTCAACGCGACCATGTGTGCCACCACACGTGTAATGTGTGCTATCCTGGAGACGTACCAGACAGAAGAAGGTATCATTATTCCAGAGGTACTCCGGAACTTCATGCCTCCAG GTATGACAGAGATGCTGAAGTTTGTAAAGCCTGCCCCTATTGATGTGGAGATGTCCAAGAAGCAGAAGAAACAGCAGGATGGAGGGAAGAAGAAGCAGGGAAGTGGAGACCAGAACCAAGTGGAGAACATGTCTGTCCACGATTCCTAG